In Vicinamibacterales bacterium, a genomic segment contains:
- a CDS encoding sulfotransferase, translating into MTFPPPFFVVGMGRSGTTLLRMMLTHHPRLAIPYESGFLTRFEDQADRFGPLDADDNLRRLVGAMLAEPNLQKWDHRFTLDEILGAVTERSVAGVADTIYGRYAAARGKARWGDKSDYLDRMHVLYQMFPGAQFIHIVRDGRDVALSVMKLPWGPNDVVRAAEWWDAHVAMARRVGAVMGPARYMEVLYERLVEEPERELRRCCAFLNEEYSPAMLQYAAGASSAIPADTRSLHHGVDTAPYQSRVFAWKREMKPVDVALFDRHAHRTLAELGYEVPALAVPMPRLAMRYLMLVGRRLLDARAAA; encoded by the coding sequence ATGACCTTCCCTCCGCCCTTCTTCGTGGTCGGCATGGGCCGATCCGGTACGACCCTCCTGCGGATGATGCTCACGCACCACCCGCGCCTCGCGATTCCGTACGAGTCCGGCTTCCTCACCCGCTTCGAGGATCAGGCGGACCGGTTCGGACCGCTCGACGCCGACGACAACCTCCGCCGCCTGGTCGGGGCGATGCTCGCCGAGCCGAACCTGCAGAAGTGGGACCATCGCTTCACGCTCGATGAGATCCTGGGCGCCGTGACCGAACGGTCCGTCGCGGGCGTGGCGGACACGATCTACGGACGCTACGCCGCCGCCAGGGGCAAGGCGCGGTGGGGCGACAAGTCGGACTACCTGGACCGGATGCACGTGCTCTATCAGATGTTCCCGGGCGCCCAGTTCATCCACATCGTGCGCGACGGCCGGGACGTGGCGCTGTCGGTGATGAAGCTGCCCTGGGGGCCGAACGACGTGGTCCGGGCCGCCGAGTGGTGGGACGCGCACGTGGCCATGGCCCGCCGCGTCGGCGCGGTGATGGGCCCCGCGCGGTACATGGAGGTGCTCTACGAGCGCCTCGTCGAGGAGCCCGAGCGGGAGCTGCGCCGCTGTTGTGCCTTCCTGAACGAGGAGTACTCGCCGGCGATGCTCCAGTACGCGGCCGGCGCGTCGTCGGCCATCCCGGCCGACACCCGCAGCCTGCACCACGGGGTGGACACGGCCCCGTACCAGAGCCGGGTGTTCGCGTGGAAGCGCGAGATGAAGCCCGTGGACGTCGCCCTCTTCGACCGGCACGCGCACCGGACCCTGGCCGAGCTCGGCTACGAGGTGCCGGCACTCGCCGTGCCCATGCCGCGGCTGGCGATGCGCTACCTGATGCTGGTGGGCCGCCGGCTGCTCGACGCCCGCGCCGCGGCCTGA